In Streptomyces pluripotens, the genomic window CGCCACGCGGCCGGCACCACCGCCACCGGCCTGATGCAGGCAGCCGACACCACCCTCTACTGGGCGAAGGCCGACGGCAAGGGCCGCTGGACCCTGTTCGACCCCGAGCGCAACGCACACCGCATGACCCGGCAGGCCCTCTCCTCCACCCTGCGCCCCGCCATCGAGCGCGGCGAGTTCGCCCTGGAGTACCAGCCGCTGGTGGGTATGGAGGACGGCCAGCTCAGCGGTGTCGAGGCCCTGATCCGCTGGCACCACCCGCAGTTCGGCACCCTGACGCCGAATCGGTTCATCGGACTGGCCGAGGAGGACGGCTCGATCGTGCAGCTCGGCCGCTGGGCACTGGCCGCCGCATGCCGGCAGGCCCGCCGCTGGCAGCTGGACCACCCCGAGGAACCGCCCATCTTCGTCAGCGTCAATGTGGCGGTACGCCAGGTGTGGGACTCCGACCTGGTGGCCGACGTGGCAGAGATCCTCGCCGAAACCGGACTCGCCCCGCGACTGCTCCAGCTGGAGCTGACCGAGTCCGCTGTGATGGGGTCGGCGGGCCGCCCGCTGCAGGCGCTCCAGGCTCTGAGCGACATGGGCGTGCGCATCGCCATCGACGACTTCGGCACCGGCTACTCGAACCTCGCCTACCTCAGCCGACTGCCGGTCTCGGTCCTGAAGCTGGACGGTTCCTTCGTGCGGGGCTTCCAGTACGAGGGCGGCGCCAAGGCGATCGCCCCCAACCCCGCCGACGAGGTCGTCGTGGAGGCCATGATCCAGCTCGCCCACCGGCTCGGGCTGACCGTCACCGCCGAGTGCGTGGAGACCTCGGCCCAGGCCACCCGGCTGCGCCGGATCGGCTGCGACACCGGACAGGGCTGGCTGTACTCCCGTCCGGTGCCGCCGGATCGCATTTCCGAACTGCTGGGCACACAGAGCCACGCCGTGGGCAAGCAGCAGGGAGGAAGCTACGCGGCAGGCAACCCGTAGGCGTCCGCGACCAGTTCGTAGGAACGCAGTCGGAGGGCACCGCGGTGGGCGTGCGAGGTGAGCATCAGCTCGTCCGCCCCGGTGCGCTTGCACAGGTCGTCCAGGCCGGAGCGGACCTCGTCGGCGGTGCCGTGCACGATGTTGGCCGTCCAGGAGGCGATGAACTCCTCCTCCATCGGGCTGAACCCGTGCCGCTCGGCCTCCTCCGGGTCGGGAAACAGGCCGGGACGGCCGGTGCGCAGCCGGAGCATGTTCAGGGCCGTCGCCCGGGTCTGCCTGCGGGCCTCCCGCGGATCGTCGGTGGCGAGGGTGGAAACGCCGATCAGGGCGTACGGCTCGGCCAGGACCGCGGACGGGCGGAAGGTCTGCCGGTACAGGTCGAGGGCCGGCACGGTGTTCTGCGCGGAGAAGTGGTGCGCGAACGCGAAGGGCAGGCCGAGCGTTCCGGCCAGGCGCGCGCTGAAACCGGATGAGCCGAGCAGCCAGAGCGGCGGACGGTGCGGGGACTGGACACCACCGGGGGCGGTGCCCTGCACCGGGCCCGGAATCGCGTGGATCCGGTGGTAAGGGTGTGCGTCGGGGAAGTCGTCGTCCAGGAAACGGGTCAGTTCCGCAAGCTGCCGCGGGAAGTCGTCGGCGCCCTCGTCGAGGGTGTCACTGCGGCGCAGGGCGGCGGCCGTGGCACCGTCGGTGCCGGGGGCCCGGCCGAGACCGAGGTCGATGCGACCCGGCGCCATCGCCTCCAGCGTGCCGAACTGCTCGGCGATCACCAGCGGGGCGTGGTTGGGCAGCATGACGCCTCCCGAGCCGAGCCGGATGCGCTGGGTGTGGGCGGCGAGGTGGGCGAGGATGACGGCGGGCGAGGAGGAAGCGACGCCCGGCATGGAGTGGTGTTCGGCGACCCAGTACCGGTGAAAACCGCGGGACTCCGCGAGCCGGGACAGCTCTACGCTGGTGCGCAGGGCGTCGGTGGCGGTGCTGCCCGCGCCGACGGTCACCAGGTCCAGCACCGAGAGGGGGACGGGAGCGGTCCCGCGCATCGGGCCCCGGATCCCGTCTGCACCGCCCACCGGGTCTTCCCCGACCGCCCGGTCTGCCGGGCCTGCCTGGTGTGCCTCGTCTGCCGACACGGTGTGGGCCTCCTGTTCGTGACGCGGACCGTCCCCGGTACCCCGGGACCTGGTCTTTCCAGGGGTGCCCCAACAGGGGAGGGCCGCCGGATATTCCTCGGAGCACCCCCACTGGAAGTCTCATGAAGGCTTCTAGGCCTGCACCAAGGGCTGCCGGGTGAACAGGGTCCCCAGCGACGGTGCGTTTACCCGCCGGTCGGCCAGCCGCAGCCCCTCCCACACCGTCACCTGGTTCGCCGTGAGCACTGGCTTGGACAGGGACTTCTCCAGCAGCGCCAGGTGGGCGACCGTGTGCAGGGCGGTGTCCGGGAGCAGCACCGCCTCCGCGTCGGGCGCGTCCGCCGCGCGGGCCAGAGTCAGTACGTCCACCTCCCCCCAGGTGGCGGCCTCCGCCGCCGTGACGACCCCGGAGGATCGCATCCCGGTCACCTCCAGGCCTCCGGCCCGCAGGAATTCGGCGAACAGTGCGGCCACGTCCGCGGGATAGGTCGCACCGACGGCAACCCTCCGCACCCCGATCTCCCGGGCCGCGTGGACAAAGGCGAAGGACGTCGAGGAGGCCGGCATCCCGGCCGTCAGGGCGAGTTGCCGCACCTGTTCCTGGGCGCCCTCCCAGCCGTGCACGAAGCTGCCGCTGGTGCACGCCCA contains:
- a CDS encoding putative bifunctional diguanylate cyclase/phosphodiesterase encodes the protein MSGTSEGPTPAADLDRSAVTDSDQTTYHRVFAATPLALAVVNPEGIVMSANPAFGDLLGTEPEELTGRVAADLVDLASDARTWHAYREVLRGRQAKLRCARRLKHPAGRSVWVQVTVGPLGGGEPGVLLSATDISARRELQARLRHLQMHDPVTRLPNRTLFFERLSAALEAESYEDGGTGRIGLCSLDLDGFKAVNDTLGHRTGDRLLAAVADRLTGVADATGHTRATAPLVARLGGDEFALLVEDSTGTEQLADLAESVLKALEEPFDLGGQRLSLTASIGVVERHAAGTTATGLMQAADTTLYWAKADGKGRWTLFDPERNAHRMTRQALSSTLRPAIERGEFALEYQPLVGMEDGQLSGVEALIRWHHPQFGTLTPNRFIGLAEEDGSIVQLGRWALAAACRQARRWQLDHPEEPPIFVSVNVAVRQVWDSDLVADVAEILAETGLAPRLLQLELTESAVMGSAGRPLQALQALSDMGVRIAIDDFGTGYSNLAYLSRLPVSVLKLDGSFVRGFQYEGGAKAIAPNPADEVVVEAMIQLAHRLGLTVTAECVETSAQATRLRRIGCDTGQGWLYSRPVPPDRISELLGTQSHAVGKQQGGSYAAGNP
- a CDS encoding maleate cis-trans isomerase family protein; this translates as MTALGFLYPGHSAEDDYPRIEQLLGGDIRVDLVHTDIGEDAHRVDALREMGSAERLAAGMEELRLAGADTVVWACTSGSFVHGWEGAQEQVRQLALTAGMPASSTSFAFVHAAREIGVRRVAVGATYPADVAALFAEFLRAGGLEVTGMRSSGVVTAAEAATWGEVDVLTLARAADAPDAEAVLLPDTALHTVAHLALLEKSLSKPVLTANQVTVWEGLRLADRRVNAPSLGTLFTRQPLVQA
- a CDS encoding LLM class flavin-dependent oxidoreductase, with amino-acid sequence MRGTAPVPLSVLDLVTVGAGSTATDALRTSVELSRLAESRGFHRYWVAEHHSMPGVASSSPAVILAHLAAHTQRIRLGSGGVMLPNHAPLVIAEQFGTLEAMAPGRIDLGLGRAPGTDGATAAALRRSDTLDEGADDFPRQLAELTRFLDDDFPDAHPYHRIHAIPGPVQGTAPGGVQSPHRPPLWLLGSSGFSARLAGTLGLPFAFAHHFSAQNTVPALDLYRQTFRPSAVLAEPYALIGVSTLATDDPREARRQTRATALNMLRLRTGRPGLFPDPEEAERHGFSPMEEEFIASWTANIVHGTADEVRSGLDDLCKRTGADELMLTSHAHRGALRLRSYELVADAYGLPAA